A genomic segment from Gavia stellata isolate bGavSte3 chromosome 6, bGavSte3.hap2, whole genome shotgun sequence encodes:
- the POLR1F gene encoding DNA-directed RNA polymerase I subunit RPA43 — MAVAREPPPLAPPLPAAAIPSFAVARGLVGRRYSCLVVAPHRRHVALAPRYLGRKRTGIRAQLDAELLRYSESLQGVPVAYDNIRAVGELGDIYDDQGFIHLNIEADFVIFSPKKGKKLVGVINKVAPSHIGCLIHGCFNASIPKPEQMSIVQWQELGLKIGDELKFQVLHLDSDAAGVFFIRGGLTKSSMRPKQSETVTDSTNGDEIQKLDQQENGFNDCGGDNEPLGETGNTGRENAEDQSVDAVNGVCDDKNKKKKKKKKHKQEEQEHVLPTSDSSGYQSDHKKSKKKKRKHCDEVEESELSQLSQEPKAKKKRD; from the exons ATGGCCGTGGcgcgggagccgccgccgctcgcccccCCGCTGCCGGCCGCCGCCATCCCCTCCTTCGCCGTGGCCCGCGGTCTGGTGGGGCGCCGCTACTCGTGCCTGGTGGTGGCGCCGCACCGCAGGCACGTCGCGCTGGCGCCGCGCTACCTGGGCCGCAAGCGCACCGGCATCCGCGCCCAGCTCGACGCTGAGCTCCTGCGCTACTCGGAAAG CCTTCAGGGTGTGCCGGTGGCTTACGACAACATCAGAGCGGTGGGTGAGCTCGGGGACATTTACGACGACCAAGGATTCATCCACCTGAACATCGAGGCGGACTTCGTCATCTTCAGCcccaagaaagggaaaaaactggTG ggtGTAATTAATAAAGTGGCCCCTAGTCATATTGGCTGTCTGATACATGGATGCTTCAATGCTTCTATCCCTAAACCTGAACAGATGTCGATTGTACAGTGGCAAGAGCTGGGGTTAAAAATAGGGGATGAACTGAAATTTCAAGTATTGCACTTGGATTCTGATGCAGCTGGGGTGTTCTTCATTCGAGGAGGACTCACTAAAAGCAG CATGCGGCCCAAACAATCTGAGACTGTCACTGACAGTACAAATGGAGATGAAATTCAAAAGCTTGACCAGCAGGAAAATGGCTTCAATGACTGTGGGGGAGATAATGAGCCTTTAGGTGAGACGGGTAACACTGGGAGGGAAAATGCAGAAGATCAAAGTGTTGATGCTGTGAATGGAGTATGTGATGataaaaacaagaagaagaagaagaagaaaaagcataagCAAGAAGAACAGGAACATGTGTTGCCAACCAGTGACTCCAGTGGTTACCAAAGTGACCataaaaagtcaaagaaaaagaaaagaaagcattgtgATGAAGTTGAAGAAAGTGAATTATCTCAGCTGTCACAAGAACCtaaagctaaaaagaaaagggactAA